A stretch of Castanea sativa cultivar Marrone di Chiusa Pesio chromosome 2, ASM4071231v1 DNA encodes these proteins:
- the LOC142626198 gene encoding putative mannitol dehydrogenase isoform X2, which translates to MAKSPEVEHPKKAFGWAARDSSGILSPFKFSRRATGEKDVTFKILYCGICHSDLHMLKNEWGISTYPLVPGHEIVGMVTEVGSEVHRFRVGDKVGVGCLVGACRSCNDCSNNLENYCPKSILTYGAVYHDGTTTYGGYSDIMVADEHFVIRIPDNLPLDAGAPLLCAGITVYSPLKFYGLDKPGLHVGVVGLGGLGHVAVKFAKAMGVKITVISTSPNKKAEALEHLGADSFLVSTDQGQIQAALGTLDGIIDTVSAVHPLLPLIGLLKSHGKLIMVGAPEKPLELPISSILLGGSLLWLLIVY; encoded by the exons ATGGCGAAGTCACCAGAGGTTGAACACCCCAAGAAGGCCTTTGGCTGGGCAGCCAGGGATTCTTCTGGGATACTCTCTCCCTTCAAATTCTCTAGAAg GGCAACAGGAGAGAAAGATGTAACGTTCAAAATTCTTTATTGTGGAATATGCCACTCGGACCTTCACATGCTCAAGAACGAATGGGGCATATCCACCTACCCGCTTGTGCCTGG GCATGAGATTGTGGGCATGGTGACAGAGGTGGGGAGCGAGGTACATAGATTCAGAGTTGGAGACAAGGTTGGCGTGGGCTGCCTTGTTGGAGCATGTCGCTCTTGCAATGACTGTTCCAACAACCTTGAGAATTACTGCCCCAAATCGATTCTAACTTACGGTGCTGTGTACCATGATGGAACCACCACATATGGAGGCTACTCTGACATCATGGTTGCGGATGAGCACTTTGTGATCCGTATTCCAGACAATCTTCCACTTGATGCTGGTGCCCCCCTCCTCTGTGCTGGGATCACAGTTTACAGCCCCTTGAAATTTTATGGGCTTGACAAACCTGGTTTGCACGTGGGTGTGGTTGGCCTTGGTGGTCTAGGCCATGTTGCAGTGAAGTTTGCTAAAGCTATGGGGGTTAAGATCACAGTGATTAGTACATCGCCTAACAAGAAAGCGGAAGCTTTAGAACATCTTGGTGCAGACTCTTTTTTGGTTAGCACAGACCAAGGTCAGATACAG GCTGCTCTAGGCACATTGGATGGTATCATTGATACGGTCTCTGCTGTGCACCCTCTCTTGCCTCTAATTGGTCTATTGAAGTCACATGGCAAGCTCATTATGGTTGGTGCACCCGAGAAGCCACTTGAGCTACCTATCTCTTCTATACTCTTGG GTGGAAGCCTCTTATGGTTGCTGATTGTGTACTAA
- the LOC142626198 gene encoding putative mannitol dehydrogenase isoform X1 — MAKSPEVEHPKKAFGWAARDSSGILSPFKFSRRATGEKDVTFKILYCGICHSDLHMLKNEWGISTYPLVPGHEIVGMVTEVGSEVHRFRVGDKVGVGCLVGACRSCNDCSNNLENYCPKSILTYGAVYHDGTTTYGGYSDIMVADEHFVIRIPDNLPLDAGAPLLCAGITVYSPLKFYGLDKPGLHVGVVGLGGLGHVAVKFAKAMGVKITVISTSPNKKAEALEHLGADSFLVSTDQGQIQAALGTLDGIIDTVSAVHPLLPLIGLLKSHGKLIMVGAPEKPLELPISSILLGRKIVGGSCIGGLKETQEMIDFAAKHNITADIEVIPIDYVNTAIERLVKADVRYRFVIDIGNTLKLSS; from the exons ATGGCGAAGTCACCAGAGGTTGAACACCCCAAGAAGGCCTTTGGCTGGGCAGCCAGGGATTCTTCTGGGATACTCTCTCCCTTCAAATTCTCTAGAAg GGCAACAGGAGAGAAAGATGTAACGTTCAAAATTCTTTATTGTGGAATATGCCACTCGGACCTTCACATGCTCAAGAACGAATGGGGCATATCCACCTACCCGCTTGTGCCTGG GCATGAGATTGTGGGCATGGTGACAGAGGTGGGGAGCGAGGTACATAGATTCAGAGTTGGAGACAAGGTTGGCGTGGGCTGCCTTGTTGGAGCATGTCGCTCTTGCAATGACTGTTCCAACAACCTTGAGAATTACTGCCCCAAATCGATTCTAACTTACGGTGCTGTGTACCATGATGGAACCACCACATATGGAGGCTACTCTGACATCATGGTTGCGGATGAGCACTTTGTGATCCGTATTCCAGACAATCTTCCACTTGATGCTGGTGCCCCCCTCCTCTGTGCTGGGATCACAGTTTACAGCCCCTTGAAATTTTATGGGCTTGACAAACCTGGTTTGCACGTGGGTGTGGTTGGCCTTGGTGGTCTAGGCCATGTTGCAGTGAAGTTTGCTAAAGCTATGGGGGTTAAGATCACAGTGATTAGTACATCGCCTAACAAGAAAGCGGAAGCTTTAGAACATCTTGGTGCAGACTCTTTTTTGGTTAGCACAGACCAAGGTCAGATACAG GCTGCTCTAGGCACATTGGATGGTATCATTGATACGGTCTCTGCTGTGCACCCTCTCTTGCCTCTAATTGGTCTATTGAAGTCACATGGCAAGCTCATTATGGTTGGTGCACCCGAGAAGCCACTTGAGCTACCTATCTCTTCTATACTCTTGG GACGGAAGATAGTTGGTGGTAGCTGCATTGGAGGCCTGAAAGAGACACAAGAGATGATTGATTTTGCAGCCAAACACAATATAACTGCTGACATTGAGGTGATTCCAATTGATTATGTGAATACTGCCATAGAGCGACTTGTGAAAGCAGATGTCAGATACCGATTTGTCATTGATATTGGAAACACATTGAAGTTGAGCTCTTGA